A region from the Alnus glutinosa chromosome 5, dhAlnGlut1.1, whole genome shotgun sequence genome encodes:
- the LOC133868682 gene encoding calmodulin-binding protein 60 C-like, whose product MQTRFMERSNSMAREKRGLDSTSAEEGQPDRKRPALASVIVEALKVDSLQKLCSTLEPILRRVVSEEVERALAKLGPAKLTGRTSPKRIEGPDGRNLQLRFSSRLSLPLFTGGKVEGEQGAAIHIILIDANTRLTVTRGPESSVKLDVVVLEGDFNDEDDDNWTPEEFEGHVVKEREGKRPLLTGDLQVTLKDGVGTLGDLTFTDNSSWIRSRKFRLGLKVSSGYCEGTRIREAKTEAFTVKDHRGELYKKHYPPALNDEVWRLEKIGKDGSFHKRLNKAGIYTVEDFLRLVVRDSQRLRNILGSGMSNKMWDFLVEHAKTCALSGKLYVYYPEDERNVGVIFNNIYELCGLIANGQYHPADSLSENQKVYVDTLVKKAYDNWMHVIEYDSQSLLNFRQNKSLGASQTEVTMNPQDYSNPFDQQFTLPSLTVPVPSEQPSVDSAGLTVGGYNDSIATRFSLQSQNGNLNAPVQFDGTSFSLQNPLISASYEAQIPRSENVLSLGTAQSSTSGFQPIGASNLTSYRGVEDYFPEEEIRMRSHEILEHEDMQHLLRMFNGGGHAHASVNVAEDGYPFSSGSMGTPSLNYNFDEDRSRSSGKAVVGWLKLKAALRWGIFIRRKAAERRAQLVELDDS is encoded by the exons ATGCAAACGAGGTTTATGGAAAGATCAAACAGCATGGCGAGGGAGAAGCGAGGTTTGGATTCAACTTCAGCTGAAGAAGGCCAGCCTGATAGGAAGCGACCTGCTTTAGCTAG TGTAATTGTCGAAGCTCTGAAGGTGGATAGTCTCCAGAAACTTTGTTCAACATTGGAGCCTATTCTTCGGAGAGTT GTTAGTGAAGAAGTGGAGCGTGCTTTAGCAAAACTAGGCCCTGCCAAACTTACTGGGAG GACTTCTCCTAAACGTATAGAAGGGCCTGATGGGAGAAACTTACAACTACGCTTCAGTTCCAGGCTGTCGCTTCCTCTCTTTACCGGTGGAAAAGTAGAAGGGGAGCAAGGTGCTGCaattcatattattttaattgatgCAAATACAAGGCTCACTGTCACACGGGGTCCAGAATCCTCGGTGAAGCTAGATGTTGTTGTACTTGAAGGTGATTTcaatgatgaggatgatgataaCTGGACTCCAGAAGAATTTGAGGGTCATGTAGTGAAAGAGCGTGAAGGAAAGAGGCCACTTCTGACTGGGGATTTGCAAGTGACACTGAAGGATGGTGTAGGAACACTAGGTGATCTAACATTTACTGACAACTCAAGTTGGATAAGGAGCAGGAAGTTCAGGCTAGGACTTAAGGTTTCCTCAGGCTATTGTGAGGGCACTCGTATACGTGAAGCAAAAACAGAAGCCTTCACTGTTAAGGATCACCGGGGAGAAT TATACAAGAAACATTATCCGCCTGCATTAAATGATGAGGTTTGGAGATTGGAGAAAATTGGTAAAGATGGGTCATTCCACAAGAGGCTGAACAAAGCTGGAATTTATACAGTTGAAGACTTCCTAAGACTTGTGGTTAGAGACTCACAGAGATTGCGGAAT ATTCTTGGAAGTGGCATGTCAAATAAGATGTGGGATTTTCTTGTAGAGCATGCAAAAACTTGTGCTCTAAGTGGGAAACTTTATGTGTACTATCCTGAAGATGAGAGGAATGTAGGTGTTATTTTCAACAATATCTATGAGTTATGTGGCTTGATTGCCAATGGACAATATCACCCAGCTGATTCTCTTTCAGAAAATCAGAAG GTCTATGTGGACACCTTGGTGAAGAAGGCATACGACAATTGGATGCATGTTATAGAGTATGATAGCCAGTCACTTCTGAACTTTAGGCAGAATAAGAGTTTAGGTGCTTCTCAAACTGAGGTTACAATGAACCCACAAGATTATTCAAACCCATTTGACCAGCAGTTCACCCTACCAAGCCTAACCGTTCCAGTTCCTTCAGAGCAGCCTTCTGTAGATTCAGCAGGCCTTACAGTTGGAG GATACAATGATAGTATAGCAACCAGATTCTCGCTACAGTCACAGAATGGAAATCTTAATGCTCCTGTTCAGTTTGATGGCACTTCATTTTCTCTACAGAACCCTTTGATCAGTGCTTCATACGAAGCCCAAATTCCAAGAAGTGAAAATGTTCTGTCCCTTGGTACAGCACAGTCGTCCACATCGGGCTTCCAGCCGATTGGTGCATCCAATCTTACTTCTTACAGGGGAGTCGAAGACTATTTCCCAGAGGAAGAGATTCGTATGAGAAGTCATGAAATACTTGAACATGAAGATATGCAGCATCTGCTTCGTATGTTTAATGGGGGAGGCCATGCTCATGCCTCAGTTAATGTGGCTGAAGATGGATATCCTTTTTCATCAGGATCCATGGGCACCCCATCTCTGAACTACAACTTTGACGAAGATCGTTCTCGTTCATCAGGAAAAGCTGTTGTGGGGTGGCTGAAGCTCAAGGCAGCCCTGAGATGGGGCATCTTTATTAGGAGGAAGGCTGCTGAGAGACGGGCTCAACTTGTTGAGTTGGATGATTCGTAG